The genomic DNA CCAGTAGCTTTGGCGCGGTCGGGGATGAAGACCGTGAGCGTGGGCTGAATGACGTTGGAGATGCGCACGCCGGCCGCCTCCGTCACGCTGGCTTCCTGCACCTGGCTGGGCTTGGAATCGGGGATGACGCCCGAGTAGAGGGGTAGCACGGGCGCGGCCGTGCCGGCGGCTGTGGTTTGGGCGCGCAGGTGGGCGGGCAGGGCGAGGCTAAAAATCCCCAGGGCGAGCAGCAGGATGGTTTTTTTCATAAATTTCAGGTTGTGGATAAAAGTGCGGGGGTAGGGCGACCAAGGAGTGCGGCCGCACGGCCGGCGCGCCGCCTACCTTTCGGATATGAAAACGCGCTATTCCGAATTTCGTTTTGCCCGGCCCTGGCCGGTGCTGGCCGCGCTGCTCACCGCCTGCGCCCCCACGGCAAAGGTTCCGGTGGCTACTGCCCCCGCGCCGCCGGCCGCCGCGGCCGCCCCTACCCCTCCCGATTACCGCGCCCAGGCCGAGGCCTTTCTGGCAACTTATACGGCTGAGTATGTGCGCCTCTACACGCAGTCGAGCGAGGCCGAGTGGACCAGCAACACGCACATCGTGCCCGGCGACACCACCAACGCCGGCCGCACCGCCCGCGCCAACGAGCGCATGGCCGCCTTCGCCGGCTCGGCCGCAAACATTGCCCGGCTGCGCGAATTACTGGCCCACAAAGACCAGCTGACGCCGCTGCAAACCAAGCAGCTTGAAACGGCGCTCTACAACGCCGCCAACTCGCCCCAGACCGTGGCCGACCTGGTGAAGCGCCGCATCAAGGCCGAGGCGGCGCAGACCGAAAAGCTCTACGGCTTCGACTATAAATACGCGGGCAAGAGCGTCACTACCAACGACATCGACGCGCTGCTGCGCACCGAAACCAACCCGCGCAAGCGCCAGCAAATCTGGGAGGCCAGCAAAGAAATCGGCCCCACGCTCAAGCCGGGTTTGCTGAACCTGCGCGACCTGCGCAACCAGACCGTGCAGGCGCTGGGCTACCCCGATTTTTTCTCGTACCAGGCCAGTGACTACGGCCTCACCCGCGAGGAAATGATGCAGCTCGTGCGCAAGCTCAACGACGAGCTGCGCCCGCTCTACCGCGAGCTGCACACCTACGCCCGCTACGAATTGGCCAAAAAATACCACGCCAAACAGGTGCCCGACTACCTGCCCGCCTCCTGGCTGCCCAACCGCTGGGGCCAGGACTGGGGCAGCCTGGTGACCGTAAAAGGCATTAACCTCAACGCCGCCATCGCCAAAAAAGGCCCCGAGTGGCCCGTGCGGCAGGCCGAGCGTTTTTACGAAAGCCTGGGCTTCCCGGCGCTGCCGCCCAGCTTCTACGAGAAGAGCAGCCTCTACCCCCTACCCCCCGGCGCGGCCTACAAGAAGAACAACCACGCCTCGGCCTGGCACATGGACCTGAACCAGGACGTGCGCAGCCTGATGAGTGTGGAGCCCAACACCGAGTGGTACGAAACCACCCACCACGAGCTGGGCCACATCTATTACTACCTCACTTACACTAACCCCGACGTGCCGCCGCTGCTGCGCCAGGGCGCCAACCGCGCCTACCACGAAGCCATCGGCAGCATGATGGGCCTGGCGGCCCAGCAAAAGCCCTTTTTGGTGGGCCTGGGGCTGGTGGATGCTAAAACCCAGACCGACCAAACCCAGCAGCTGCTGAAGGAGGCGCTGCAATACGTGCCGTTTATCCCGTTTGCCTCGGGCGTAATGAGCGAGTGGGAAAACGCTTTTTATGCCGAAAACCTGCCCGCCGACCAGCTCAACGCCAAGTGGTGGGCGCTCTGCAAGCAGTATCAGGGCATGGTGCCCCCTACCCCCCGCGGCGAGGAATACCTCGACCCGGCCACCAAAACCCACATCAACGACGACCCCGCGCAGTACTACGACTACGCCCTGAGCTACGTGCTGCTGTTTCAGCTGCACGACCACATTGCCCGCCAGATTCTGCACCAGGACCCGCACGCCACCAACTACTACGGCAGCCGCGAAGTCGGCCGGTTTTTGCAGGATATCATGCGCCCCGGCAGCAGCCGCGACTGGCGCGTGGTGCTGAAAGAAAAGACCGGCGAAGACCTCTCAGCCCGCGCGATGGTGGATTATTTTCAGCCCCTGATGACCTATCTGCAAGCGCAAAACAAGGGGCGCAACTACACGATGTAACCGGCTGGTAGCCCGCGCGAATAATAAATTCAGCCCAAGTAGCAAGACAAAAGCAATGCGTGGCGAGGCTGATGTTTCTACTTGATTATCAGCCTGCTACGGTCTAGCTATTGGCTACTTACCTACTTCTACTTTAGCAGGTTAGCGTGTTTTTATCGCAGAAAACACCTGCATTGGAAGCCGTTGCGAGCAGCAGTTTATAGCCTACCAAAGCCAGGGCTTAAAACGTGCGGGGAATTTACTGGACCTCTTCAATACGTGAATGCCCTACCCCCTACCATCACCTCCTGCGTCTGCGCATCGAAAGTGGCTTTGAGGCCGGTGTGGGCGGCTGCCGTGGTCATGATGTTGGCGATGGAGTGGCTGTAGCCGGCCTCCACGGGCGCGTGGGGCGGTTGGCGGCTGCGTATGCACTCCATCCAGTTGCGGATGTGGTTGGAGGTGAGCACGTCGCCGCCGGTATTGGCCGAGGCTACTACGGTTTCGGTGCTGGCCAGGCTGAATTCGGGCAGCAGGTTGGGCGGCAGGTGCATGGCGTCGGCGAAGGGCTTGGTGAGGCCGCCGGTGGGCGACACGCGGTTGGTATTCAGGTTCAGCTCGCCGCCGTTGGAGTAGTAGATTTCGGCCGGATGCTCGTCGCCGTTGTCCATGCGCGAGGCAAACGTGACCTGGAAGCCGGTGCTCGGGTCGGCGGCCGGGCCGTAGTCGAACACCGCCGTGATGGTGTCCCAGTTGCGGCGGCCGTCTTTCCACATGTAGATGCCGCCGTTGGCCACCACGCTGCGCGGGTGGGGTAGGCCCGTAAACCAGTGCACGGTGTCAATCTGATGGCTCATCCACTGACCCGGCAGGCCCGACGAGTAGGGCCAGAACAGGCGGTATTCCAGGTATTTGCGCGGGTCGTAGGCTTCGGCAGGGCGGTTCATCAGGTAGCGTTTCCAGTCCACATCGGCTTCGCGGAGCTGGGCCACCAGTTCGGGGCGGCGCCAGCGGCCGGGCTGGTTCACGTTCCAGGTCAGCTCCACCATCGTGATGGGGCCGAATTTGCCCGACTTGATGAACTGTTCGGCAGCCATATAATTGGCCCCGCTGCGGCGCTGCGAGCCGATTTGCACAATCTGCTTCGACGCCTTGATGGCCTTGAGGGCGGCCCGGTTGTCGGCCATCGTTTCGGCAAAGGGCTTCTCCACGTAGGCGTCGCAGCCGGCCTGCACGGCCTCGATGGCGTGCAGCGCGTGCTGAAAATCGGCGGTGCCCACGAACACGGCATCCACGCTTTTGCTGGCGTAGAGCTCGTCGTTGTTGCGGTAGGCAGCCACGGGGTGGCCGAGCTTTTCCCGCCACAGGGCCACGCCTTCTTCGCGGCGCTTGCTCCAGATATCAGACACCCCTACCACGTCGAAATTCAGCGCTTTATAATGCTGCAAAAAGCAGGGCATGTGCGTGTTGCGGTGGCGGTCAGAAAAGCCCACTACCCCCACCCGCACCCGGTCATTGGCCCCGATGATGCGTTTGTAGCTGCTGGCCGACCAGCTCACGCGGGGCAATAAAGCGCCCGCGCCGGCCAGGGCCACTTGTTGAAGAAACTCACGACGGGGCTGCGACATAGCAAAGGGAGATTAAAAAAAACAGGGTGCGGGGCTTGCCCCCGCTCGGCGTTGCACGATGCGCGCCGGGATTGTTCAACGCCGGGCGGGGGCAAGCCCCGCACCCTACAATTCCTTGAGCTTGATGCTGCGGAATGACACGCGGTTGCCGTGGTCTTGCAGCAGCAGGTGGCCGGTCGGGGCCTCGCCAAAGTTGGGCCAGATGTGGTATTTGCTCTGGGCTACCAACTCGCGAAAGGCGGGCGAACCGCGCTCATATTCAAGCACTTTGGCACCGTTGAGGTAGTGCTCGACGTGGTTGTTGGGATAGACCACCACGCGGCCCACGTTCCACTCGCCGATGGGGTGCACGAAGCGGGCGGGCTTGTCGGCCGTTTTCAGGTCGTAGAGCGAGGCCAGGGTGCGGTCGCCGTCGCGGCCCAGCTTAGCGTCGGGGTGCAGGGCATCGTCGAGCACCTGATATTCGAGGCCGATGGCCGACATGTCGGTTTTTTCGGCCAGCGTCACAAAGTACTTCACCCCGCTGTTGGCGCCCGGCGTCAGCTTAAACTCAAAAGACAGGTCAAAGGCCTTGTACTCCGCATTCGTCACGATGTCGCCGCCGTTGGCCGCCTCCTTGCCTTCGGAGGGCAGCACGCTTATCGTGCCATCGGCAATCTGCCAGCCCTGGGCGGGGAAGGCAGTGCCTTTGGCGCTGCGCCAGCCCTGGCTGGTTTTGCCATCAAAGAGCAGCCGCCAGCCGTGCTGCTTCTCGTAGGCATTCAGGTAGTTGGGCACGAAATTGGCCACGTAGATATCGGCCGGAAACGGGCTCGGCTTCAGGTCTTTGGTCTTGATGCGGATATTCTTGAAATAGACCTGGTGGCCGGCCTGCGCCGCATCGGTTACGGCGTGCACCTGCAAGCCGATGAAGCCTTTGGGGTCGATGGGGTCCACCACGTAGGCTACGGGCACGCCGTTGACCCAGGTTTTCATCTCGTTGCCGAGGCACTCCACTTTCATGTGGTTGTACTGGCCCACTTTGAAGGCCGTTTTGGCCTGCGGGTGCAAATCGAGGGGGTAGAGCCACTGCCGGCGCGCCTCGTCGTAGATGCCGCCCGACCAGCTCCGCGCCGAGGGGTCGATTTCGACCTGCCGACCGTAAACCTTGCCGGGCGTCGCGGCCGCGTCGAAGTGACTGCGCGTCTGCACGCCCGAGTTGCTGGCCGGGTCGTCAATTTTGACATCCAGCTCCAGGTCAAAGTCGCCGTATTCCCTTTCCGTGACCAGAAACGTGTTGCCCGAACCAGCCACGCTCGTGCCCACGATGGCCCCGTTTTCGACCTTGTATTCGGCCGTGCCGCCCAGGCGTTTCCAGCCATTAAGGGTTTTGCCGTCGAAGAGATTTTGCCAGTCATCGGCCACCGGGGCCGGCCGCAGCTGAAACGAGGTGAGCAGCATCAAAGCCGCGCCGGCGGCCCGCACTACAGTCTGGCGAGAAGAATTCATGGGGGAAGGGGGTAGGCAAACTGTAGTTGAGAGGCTAAAAGTAAGCGAAGTTGTTTGTATTTTTCGCGAAGTGAATTCATAATTCACTTCTTCACGAACCTAACTTGCCACCGAATTTTTCCACCTCCTCCCATGTCCAAAACCCTGCTTTCGCTCGTCGTGCTGCTCCTGTTGGGGCTGGCCAGCCATTTGGCCACTGCCCAAGCCGCGCCCCCTACCCCCTTGCGGGTGGGCATCGCCGGCCTCACGCACACCCACGTGCATGGCATTCTGGGCCGGGCCAAGCGCGGCGATATCGTGATTGTGGGCATTGCCGAGCCCAACCGGGAGCTGGCGCGGCGCTACACGCAGCAGTATGGCCTGAGTATGGACTTGGTGTATAACTCCCTGGAAGAGATGCTGGCCAAGACCAAGCCCGAGGCCGTGACGGCTTTTGGCAGCATTTATGAGCACCTGGGGGTAGTGCAAGCCTGCGCGCCCAAGGGCATTCACGTGATGGTGGAAAAGCCCCTGGCCGTGAATATGGACCACGCCCGCCAGATGGCCGCCCTGGCTCAAAAATACCACATTCACCTGCTCACCAACTACGAAACCACCTGGTACGGCTCCAATCGCGAGGCGTATAAGTTGGTGGACCAGGACCACGCCCTCGGCGATATCCGCAAGCTGGTGGCCCACGATGGGCACCAGGGACCCAAGGAAATCGGGGTGAATAAAGAGTTTCTGGATTGGCTCACCGACCCGGTGCAGAACGGCGGCGGGGCGCTGCCCGACTTTGGCTGCTACGGCGCCGACCTGATGACCTGGTTTATGCACGGCGAGCGGCCCTTGTCGGTGACAGCCAGCGCCTTGCATATCAAGCCCGATGTGTACCCCAAGGTGGAAGACGACGTGACCATCCTGCTCACCTACCCCAAAGCCCAGGGCATTATTGAGGCGTCGTGGAACTGGCCCTACGCCCGCAAAGACCTCGAAGTGTACGGCCAGACCGGCTCGGTCATCGCCCTCGACCGCGACCACCTGCGCGTGCGGCGCACCGAAAAAGAGCCCGCTAAAGACGAAACCGTGGCCGCGCCCCCCGCGCCCTACGACGAGCCCTTTGCCTACCTGGCCGCCGTGGTGCGCGGCACCGCGCCCGAAGACGTGCTCTCCTCGCTCCCCACCAACATGCTGGTAGTCGAGATTCTGGACGCCGCCCGGCAGTCGGCCAAGGAAGGCCGCACGGTGCCGCTGCCCCGGCAGGGTGGGCCGCAACTCCCGGCCGGGGGTAGCAAAAGCAGCCAATAGCGCGAGCGGCTTCGTTGCGCTGGTTGGCTGCATTTCCTACCCCCTGTCAAAAGCCTCACTATGATTGCATAGTGAGGCTTTTGACAGGGGGTAGTATTAAAGCTGTTCAGGAAGTCATTAGCCCGTCGTTCCGAGCTTGCCGAACGTCATTCCGAGCTTGCCGAGGAATCTCGCCCGCGCCGTTCGGGTATCATTCAACGATGCGGGCGAGATTCCTCGGCAAGCTCGGAATGACGTTCGGCAAGCTCAGCTAAACAAGCAGTCGCACAACCTACTTTAGCTTTCGAAATAATGCGCCTCCAAATCGGCCAGCAGGCCCGGCTGGGTGGGGTGCCAGCTCAGCCGCTGCTGCGTGAGGGCGCTGGTAGCGGGCATATCGAGGCCCACGAAGCGGGCCATCCAACCGAAGTGGGCGGCGGCTTCCTCGGGCGTTTTGGAAACGACCGGCAGGTTCAGGTGGCGGCCAATGACGGCGGCGATGTCGCGCATGGGAATGCCCTCGTCGGCCGCGCCGTGGTAGCTGACCCCGCCTACCCCCTGCTCCAGCGCCAGCCGGAAAAGGCGGGCCGCATCGAGCCGATGCACGGCGGGCCAGCGGTTATTTCCGTCGCCCACGTAGGCCGCCACGCCCGTTTGGCGGGCAATGTCGATGAGGACCGGCACGAAGCCGTGGTCATTGCGGTCGTGGACGGAGGGCGCCAGGCGCACCACCGACGCGCGCACGCCTTTTGCCGCCAGGGCCAGCGCCGTGGGCTCCGACAAGCGGGGCGAGGTGGGGGCCGGGTCCTCTTCCGTGGCGGCGCGGCCGAGGCTGAAACCCGCCAGCCCACCCGTGACGAGCATAGGCCGGTCGGAGCCGGCCAGCGCTTCGCCGAGGGCCTGAATGGCGAGCTGGTCCGTTTGGCCGGCGGCCTCATATTCGGCAAAGTTGTGATTATAAGCCAGGTGGATGACGCCATCGGCGGCGGCCGCGCCGCGGCGCAGGCTGTCGAGGTCGTCGAGCGAGCCCCGATGGGCCTCGGCTCCGGCCGCGATTAGCGCCTGGGCCGCCTCCTCCGAGCGAGCGAGGCCGAGCACCTGGTGGCCCGCGCCGAGTAATTCCTGCACCACGGCCGAGCCGACAAAACCCGAAGCGCCGGTTACGAAAACACGCATAGTATGGTCCTTTAAATGAAGTAAGTTAGTACCCTACAAAAGTCCGGCAAGTAGCGGCCAGAAGCATTGCGCGGGTCAAACCATCTGCTGAAGAAATCAAACAATTTTCCTACCCCCGGAAATCGCCCGGCGTCAGGCTGGTGTGGCGCTTGAAGAAGTTGCAGAAGTGCGCCACGTCGGCGAAGCCCAGGCCGTCGGCAATTTCGGAGACGGTCCAGCTTGTTTGCTTAAGCAGGATTTTGGCTTCCTGCGCCACCCGGCTACTAATCAGGGCCGTGGTGGTGTGGCCGGTGGTTTCTTTGAGCACCCGGTTGAGGTGGTTGACGTGCACGGCCAGCTGGCCGGCAAAGTCGGTGGCCGTGCGCAGGCGCAGGCGCTGCTGCGGCGATTCCAGCGGAAACTGCCGCTCCAGCAAGTCGGTGAACCGGGCCGCTACCCGCCCCGATGCCGAGTGCGCGGGCACCAGCGCCGGGGCGGGCTGAAACTTCTGCACCAGGTGAATGAGCTCCAGCAAGTAGGCGCGCAGCAGGTCGTATTTGTAGGGGTAGTCGGACGCGATTTCCTGGGTCATCTTCTGAAAAATCGACCCAATAGCCGCATATTCGGCCTCCGTCACCGGGAACAAGGGGTAAGCGCCGGGTTGAAAAACCGGCAGCTCATCCACCACCGTGCGGCCCCTGGCGGGCAGCAAAAACCCCTCGGTGAAGAGGCAGAAATAGCCGGTCTGGTCCTGGTCGTGCGGTAGCCAGCGATAGGGCACGCGCGAGGAGGCAAACCACAGGGCGCAATCGGCCACGTCCACCACCTGGTCGGCAAATTCTATCCGGCTGCGGCCGCGCATGAGGCTGATTTTATAGAACGCCCGCCGGTCGAAGGTCATCGGCGGGCGGTCGCGGTTGGCCAGCATCAGGTCGGCCACGTTGAAGACGTTGAACAGGCCGACTTCCCGCTGCTGGTCGGTCGGCAGCAGGGTATTTGGGGCGCTGCCGGCCTCGGGAGCCAGTTTGGCACGCAGCTCGGCGAGCGGGCGAGAAGTCATAAGGAATTATTGTAAAAATCAAAGGTAAAGCCTTCTGCTCTTCCTTAAGACCCGTGCCTACCCCTCCCCCACCGCCGCAACGCCGGGGCCAGCTAAACCCT from Hymenobacter psoromatis includes the following:
- a CDS encoding oxidoreductase, whose amino-acid sequence is MSQPRREFLQQVALAGAGALLPRVSWSASSYKRIIGANDRVRVGVVGFSDRHRNTHMPCFLQHYKALNFDVVGVSDIWSKRREEGVALWREKLGHPVAAYRNNDELYASKSVDAVFVGTADFQHALHAIEAVQAGCDAYVEKPFAETMADNRAALKAIKASKQIVQIGSQRRSGANYMAAEQFIKSGKFGPITMVELTWNVNQPGRWRRPELVAQLREADVDWKRYLMNRPAEAYDPRKYLEYRLFWPYSSGLPGQWMSHQIDTVHWFTGLPHPRSVVANGGIYMWKDGRRNWDTITAVFDYGPAADPSTGFQVTFASRMDNGDEHPAEIYYSNGGELNLNTNRVSPTGGLTKPFADAMHLPPNLLPEFSLASTETVVASANTGGDVLTSNHIRNWMECIRSRQPPHAPVEAGYSHSIANIMTTAAAHTGLKATFDAQTQEVMVGGRAFTY
- a CDS encoding peptidase; protein product: MKTRYSEFRFARPWPVLAALLTACAPTAKVPVATAPAPPAAAAAPTPPDYRAQAEAFLATYTAEYVRLYTQSSEAEWTSNTHIVPGDTTNAGRTARANERMAAFAGSAANIARLRELLAHKDQLTPLQTKQLETALYNAANSPQTVADLVKRRIKAEAAQTEKLYGFDYKYAGKSVTTNDIDALLRTETNPRKRQQIWEASKEIGPTLKPGLLNLRDLRNQTVQALGYPDFFSYQASDYGLTREEMMQLVRKLNDELRPLYRELHTYARYELAKKYHAKQVPDYLPASWLPNRWGQDWGSLVTVKGINLNAAIAKKGPEWPVRQAERFYESLGFPALPPSFYEKSSLYPLPPGAAYKKNNHASAWHMDLNQDVRSLMSVEPNTEWYETTHHELGHIYYYLTYTNPDVPPLLRQGANRAYHEAIGSMMGLAAQQKPFLVGLGLVDAKTQTDQTQQLLKEALQYVPFIPFASGVMSEWENAFYAENLPADQLNAKWWALCKQYQGMVPPTPRGEEYLDPATKTHINDDPAQYYDYALSYVLLFQLHDHIARQILHQDPHATNYYGSREVGRFLQDIMRPGSSRDWRVVLKEKTGEDLSARAMVDYFQPLMTYLQAQNKGRNYTM
- a CDS encoding transcriptional regulator, translated to MTSRPLAELRAKLAPEAGSAPNTLLPTDQQREVGLFNVFNVADLMLANRDRPPMTFDRRAFYKISLMRGRSRIEFADQVVDVADCALWFASSRVPYRWLPHDQDQTGYFCLFTEGFLLPARGRTVVDELPVFQPGAYPLFPVTEAEYAAIGSIFQKMTQEIASDYPYKYDLLRAYLLELIHLVQKFQPAPALVPAHSASGRVAARFTDLLERQFPLESPQQRLRLRTATDFAGQLAVHVNHLNRVLKETTGHTTTALISSRVAQEAKILLKQTSWTVSEIADGLGFADVAHFCNFFKRHTSLTPGDFRG
- a CDS encoding oxidoreductase, yielding MSKTLLSLVVLLLLGLASHLATAQAAPPTPLRVGIAGLTHTHVHGILGRAKRGDIVIVGIAEPNRELARRYTQQYGLSMDLVYNSLEEMLAKTKPEAVTAFGSIYEHLGVVQACAPKGIHVMVEKPLAVNMDHARQMAALAQKYHIHLLTNYETTWYGSNREAYKLVDQDHALGDIRKLVAHDGHQGPKEIGVNKEFLDWLTDPVQNGGGALPDFGCYGADLMTWFMHGERPLSVTASALHIKPDVYPKVEDDVTILLTYPKAQGIIEASWNWPYARKDLEVYGQTGSVIALDRDHLRVRRTEKEPAKDETVAAPPAPYDEPFAYLAAVVRGTAPEDVLSSLPTNMLVVEILDAARQSAKEGRTVPLPRQGGPQLPAGGSKSSQ
- a CDS encoding 3-beta hydroxysteroid dehydrogenase, which produces MRVFVTGASGFVGSAVVQELLGAGHQVLGLARSEEAAQALIAAGAEAHRGSLDDLDSLRRGAAAADGVIHLAYNHNFAEYEAAGQTDQLAIQALGEALAGSDRPMLVTGGLAGFSLGRAATEEDPAPTSPRLSEPTALALAAKGVRASVVRLAPSVHDRNDHGFVPVLIDIARQTGVAAYVGDGNNRWPAVHRLDAARLFRLALEQGVGGVSYHGAADEGIPMRDIAAVIGRHLNLPVVSKTPEEAAAHFGWMARFVGLDMPATSALTQQRLSWHPTQPGLLADLEAHYFES